A single window of Coffea eugenioides isolate CCC68of chromosome 7, Ceug_1.0, whole genome shotgun sequence DNA harbors:
- the LOC113778340 gene encoding B3 domain-containing protein At3g06220-like isoform X3, whose translation MVKRGRGRPRKDSSSSSYLSFMDVRPEFFKVFLPDVSSQQLRVPPLFVKKFSGLVCKRIKLRCIDGKIWDVDVEETQEGVFMKNGWQAFADHHLLKLGEFLVFRYDGNSVFTVKIFRTHGCKEEAFVREKIAADVKIEPLEDQIAATEHTSAKHSCNSDGEGNKLDTSRGVREGKQQMSSRFHSQTVQMERDSEFGSIRSISRTQMHKLMLSKGFISKNNIELGSNVMLCNEKEEKWPVKFTHFRDGRACIGTGWMAFWKDNRMCEGDKFKLVFDEGRGGKMITVCKV comes from the exons ATGGTGAAACGGGGCAGAGGTCGCCCTAGAAAAgattcctcctcctcctcctactTATCCTTCATGGATGTCCGCCCGGAGTTCTTCAAAGTGTTTTTGCCCGATGTCAGTTCTCAACAGCTT CGAGTGCCACCactatttgttaagaaattcAGTGGATTAGTATGCAAAAGAATAAAACTCAGATGTATTGACGGGAAAATTTGGGATGTGGATGTTGAAGAAACTCAGGAAGGTGTTTTCATGAAGAATGGCTGGCAAGCTTTTGCTGATCATCATCTCTTGAAACTTGGAGAATTTTTAGTTTTCCGTTATGATGGAAATTCTGTGTTTACTGTTAAGATATTTCGGACACATGGATGCAAGGAGGAAGCTTTTGTCAGAGAGAAGATTGCTGCAGATGTGAAAATTGAACCATTGGAAGATCAGATTGCAGCTACAGAGCATACGAGTGCAAAACACTCTTGCAATTCAGATGGAGAGGGCAATAAGCTTGATACATCAAGAG GTGTACGAGAAGGAAAGCAGCAAATGTCATCCAGATTTCATTCACAGACAGTTCAGATGGAGCGGGACTCTGAATTTGGCAGTATCAGGTCTATCAGTCGCACACAGATGCATAAGCTG ATGCTTTCAAAAGGTTTCATCTCTAAGAACAACATAGAACTGGGGTCAAATGTAATGCTCTGCaatgagaaggaagaaaagtgGCCCGTAAAATTCACACACTTCAGAGATGGCCGTGCATGTATTGGGACTGGATGGATGGCATTCTGGAAAGACAACAGAATGTGCGAGGGTGACAAATTCAAGTTGGTGTTTGACGAGGGAAGAGGAGGAAAGATGATAACAGTGTGCAAGGTTTAG
- the LOC113778340 gene encoding putative B3 domain-containing protein At5g66980 isoform X4 has translation MTMEKMVKRGRGRPRKDSSSSSYLSFMDVRPEFFKVFLPDRVPPLFVKKFSGLVCKRIKLRCIDGKIWDVDVEETQEGVFMKNGWQAFADHHLLKLGEFLVFRYDGNSVFTVKIFRTHGCKEEAFVREKIAADVKIEPLEDQIAATEHTSAKHSCNSDGEGNKLDTSRGVREGKQQMSSRFHSQTVQMERDSEFGSIRSISRTQMHKLMLSKGFISKNNIELGSNVMLCNEKEEKWPVKFTHFRDGRACIGTGWMAFWKDNRMCEGDKFKLVFDEGRGGKMITVCKV, from the exons ATGACTAT GGAAAAAATGGTGAAACGGGGCAGAGGTCGCCCTAGAAAAgattcctcctcctcctcctactTATCCTTCATGGATGTCCGCCCGGAGTTCTTCAAAGTGTTTTTGCCCGAT CGAGTGCCACCactatttgttaagaaattcAGTGGATTAGTATGCAAAAGAATAAAACTCAGATGTATTGACGGGAAAATTTGGGATGTGGATGTTGAAGAAACTCAGGAAGGTGTTTTCATGAAGAATGGCTGGCAAGCTTTTGCTGATCATCATCTCTTGAAACTTGGAGAATTTTTAGTTTTCCGTTATGATGGAAATTCTGTGTTTACTGTTAAGATATTTCGGACACATGGATGCAAGGAGGAAGCTTTTGTCAGAGAGAAGATTGCTGCAGATGTGAAAATTGAACCATTGGAAGATCAGATTGCAGCTACAGAGCATACGAGTGCAAAACACTCTTGCAATTCAGATGGAGAGGGCAATAAGCTTGATACATCAAGAG GTGTACGAGAAGGAAAGCAGCAAATGTCATCCAGATTTCATTCACAGACAGTTCAGATGGAGCGGGACTCTGAATTTGGCAGTATCAGGTCTATCAGTCGCACACAGATGCATAAGCTG ATGCTTTCAAAAGGTTTCATCTCTAAGAACAACATAGAACTGGGGTCAAATGTAATGCTCTGCaatgagaaggaagaaaagtgGCCCGTAAAATTCACACACTTCAGAGATGGCCGTGCATGTATTGGGACTGGATGGATGGCATTCTGGAAAGACAACAGAATGTGCGAGGGTGACAAATTCAAGTTGGTGTTTGACGAGGGAAGAGGAGGAAAGATGATAACAGTGTGCAAGGTTTAG
- the LOC113778340 gene encoding B3 domain-containing protein At3g06220-like isoform X2 produces MTMEKMVKRGRGRPRKDSSSSSYLSFMDVRPEFFKVFLPDVSSQQLRVPPLFVKKFSGLVCKRIKLRCIDGKIWDVDVEETQEGVFMKNGWQAFADHHLLKLGEFLVFRYDGNSVFTVKIFRTHGCKEEAFVREKIAADVKIEPLEDQIAATEHTSAKHSCNSDGEGNKLDTSRGKQQMSSRFHSQTVQMERDSEFGSIRSISRTQMHKLMLSKGFISKNNIELGSNVMLCNEKEEKWPVKFTHFRDGRACIGTGWMAFWKDNRMCEGDKFKLVFDEGRGGKMITVCKV; encoded by the exons ATGACTAT GGAAAAAATGGTGAAACGGGGCAGAGGTCGCCCTAGAAAAgattcctcctcctcctcctactTATCCTTCATGGATGTCCGCCCGGAGTTCTTCAAAGTGTTTTTGCCCGATGTCAGTTCTCAACAGCTT CGAGTGCCACCactatttgttaagaaattcAGTGGATTAGTATGCAAAAGAATAAAACTCAGATGTATTGACGGGAAAATTTGGGATGTGGATGTTGAAGAAACTCAGGAAGGTGTTTTCATGAAGAATGGCTGGCAAGCTTTTGCTGATCATCATCTCTTGAAACTTGGAGAATTTTTAGTTTTCCGTTATGATGGAAATTCTGTGTTTACTGTTAAGATATTTCGGACACATGGATGCAAGGAGGAAGCTTTTGTCAGAGAGAAGATTGCTGCAGATGTGAAAATTGAACCATTGGAAGATCAGATTGCAGCTACAGAGCATACGAGTGCAAAACACTCTTGCAATTCAGATGGAGAGGGCAATAAGCTTGATACATCAAGAG GAAAGCAGCAAATGTCATCCAGATTTCATTCACAGACAGTTCAGATGGAGCGGGACTCTGAATTTGGCAGTATCAGGTCTATCAGTCGCACACAGATGCATAAGCTG ATGCTTTCAAAAGGTTTCATCTCTAAGAACAACATAGAACTGGGGTCAAATGTAATGCTCTGCaatgagaaggaagaaaagtgGCCCGTAAAATTCACACACTTCAGAGATGGCCGTGCATGTATTGGGACTGGATGGATGGCATTCTGGAAAGACAACAGAATGTGCGAGGGTGACAAATTCAAGTTGGTGTTTGACGAGGGAAGAGGAGGAAAGATGATAACAGTGTGCAAGGTTTAG
- the LOC113778340 gene encoding putative B3 domain-containing protein At5g66980 isoform X1: protein MTMEKMVKRGRGRPRKDSSSSSYLSFMDVRPEFFKVFLPDVSSQQLRVPPLFVKKFSGLVCKRIKLRCIDGKIWDVDVEETQEGVFMKNGWQAFADHHLLKLGEFLVFRYDGNSVFTVKIFRTHGCKEEAFVREKIAADVKIEPLEDQIAATEHTSAKHSCNSDGEGNKLDTSRGVREGKQQMSSRFHSQTVQMERDSEFGSIRSISRTQMHKLMLSKGFISKNNIELGSNVMLCNEKEEKWPVKFTHFRDGRACIGTGWMAFWKDNRMCEGDKFKLVFDEGRGGKMITVCKV, encoded by the exons ATGACTAT GGAAAAAATGGTGAAACGGGGCAGAGGTCGCCCTAGAAAAgattcctcctcctcctcctactTATCCTTCATGGATGTCCGCCCGGAGTTCTTCAAAGTGTTTTTGCCCGATGTCAGTTCTCAACAGCTT CGAGTGCCACCactatttgttaagaaattcAGTGGATTAGTATGCAAAAGAATAAAACTCAGATGTATTGACGGGAAAATTTGGGATGTGGATGTTGAAGAAACTCAGGAAGGTGTTTTCATGAAGAATGGCTGGCAAGCTTTTGCTGATCATCATCTCTTGAAACTTGGAGAATTTTTAGTTTTCCGTTATGATGGAAATTCTGTGTTTACTGTTAAGATATTTCGGACACATGGATGCAAGGAGGAAGCTTTTGTCAGAGAGAAGATTGCTGCAGATGTGAAAATTGAACCATTGGAAGATCAGATTGCAGCTACAGAGCATACGAGTGCAAAACACTCTTGCAATTCAGATGGAGAGGGCAATAAGCTTGATACATCAAGAG GTGTACGAGAAGGAAAGCAGCAAATGTCATCCAGATTTCATTCACAGACAGTTCAGATGGAGCGGGACTCTGAATTTGGCAGTATCAGGTCTATCAGTCGCACACAGATGCATAAGCTG ATGCTTTCAAAAGGTTTCATCTCTAAGAACAACATAGAACTGGGGTCAAATGTAATGCTCTGCaatgagaaggaagaaaagtgGCCCGTAAAATTCACACACTTCAGAGATGGCCGTGCATGTATTGGGACTGGATGGATGGCATTCTGGAAAGACAACAGAATGTGCGAGGGTGACAAATTCAAGTTGGTGTTTGACGAGGGAAGAGGAGGAAAGATGATAACAGTGTGCAAGGTTTAG